GTTCGGCGCACGCGAAGCGCATCTGTTGGGCGAAATCCAGATTCACGATTCGGCGGTCTGGGGCTTGGTGGCGGCCAATGGCTCGATCGGCGCCGGCGAGGCGTTTATCCACGGTTACTGGAGCAGCCCGGACCTCACCGCGGTGGTGCGCGTGATGGTCAGCAACCTGGATGTGCTCGACGCCATGGAAGGCGGCCTGGCACGCTTGGCGCGGCCGTTCACCCAAGGTCTGCACTGGCTTAACCGCAACACTCGCAAGGGCTCGCAGAAAAACATCGCCGCTCACTATGACCTGGGCAACGACCTGTTCGAGGAATTCCTCGACCCGACCATGATGTATTCGGCGGCGCAGTTCCTGACGCCCGACGACAGCCTGGAACAGGCACAGTTGAACAAGCTGGAACGCATCTGCCAGAAGCTCGCACTCAAACCCACCGACCATTTGCTCGAAATCGGCACCGGCTGGGGCAGCATGGCGCTGTATGCGGCGCAGCACTATGGCTGCAAGGTCACCACCACGACCTTGTCCAAAGAGCAGTTTACCTACACCGAAAAACGCATCGAGAGCTTGGGCCTCAGGGACCAAGTGACGCTGTTGTTGCAGGACTACCGCGACCTGACCGGCCAGTACGACAAGCTGGTGTCCATCGAGATGATCGAAGCGGTCGGCCATCGCTTCCTGCCGACCTACTTCAAGCAATGCGCGCACCTGCTCAAAAGCGACGGCCTGATGCTGCTGCAAGCCATCACCATTCGCGAGCAGCGTTTTGAGCAGGCCAAAAACAGTGTCGACTTTATCCAGCGCTATATTTTCCCCGGCGGCGCGCTGCCCTCTGTGCAGAACATGCTGCAGATCGTCAGCCGCGACACCGACATGAACCTGCTGCACATGGAAGACTTCGGCTTGCACTACGCGCGCACTTTGCGCCTGTGGCATGAGAACTTCCGACGCGCCCATGGCCGTCTTGCCGAGTTAGGCTACGATGAGTACTTCCTGCGCCTGTGGGAATTCTACTTGTGCTACTGCGAAGGCGGGTTTATGGAGCGAACGATCGGTACCGCGCAGTTGCTGCTGGCCAAGCCTGCGGCGATCAACCCGCCGTTGCTCGGGCGCTTCAGTGCTTAAACCGCTGGCCAATGCCGTGCTGTTCCAGTGCGGCTGGTTTGCCTGTGTGCTGGGCGGTGACAGCCGCTGGTTATGGCTCGCCGCCGCCATACTGGTTATCCATTTGCTGTGGACAAGTTCATGGTCGTCGGAAAGCCAAGTGATCCTCGCCGTTACGCTGCTGGGCACCGTGATTGACACCTCACTGCGTACCTTTGGGGTGTTTCACTTTGGTTTTCCAGGGTCGCTGATTCCCTTCTGGCTGATCATGCTCTGGGCACTGCTTGCCACCACGCTGCGCCATTGCCTGGCCTGGAGTGCACAACCCTGGTGGCGCGCCAGTCTGCTGGGCGCAGTGGGCGGGCCGATGTCTTACTACGCCGGCAGCCAATTGGCCGGTGTGCGCTTCGGCTACGATACGACGCTGACGTTGATCGGCCTGGCGCTGCTCTGGGCCATCCTGTTCCCGGTCATGCACTGGGTGGCGCGGCAGCTTGGGCACTGACGTCCGTCAGAGCATTCATGCGCGCGCAACTCGCTTGCCTTACACTGCGCGCCTATGACCAACATCCCTCACACTCAAATCACCGAACCCGCCGTCACCTGCTCGACGTGCGCGGCCTGCTGCTGCCAGC
The window above is part of the Pseudomonas sp. KBS0710 genome. Proteins encoded here:
- a CDS encoding cyclopropane-fatty-acyl-phospholipid synthase family protein codes for the protein MKSPSLSVKTNRLNVNGVTSALLRKGVLRQLSQLRHGQLVVIEDGERQVFGAREAHLLGEIQIHDSAVWGLVAANGSIGAGEAFIHGYWSSPDLTAVVRVMVSNLDVLDAMEGGLARLARPFTQGLHWLNRNTRKGSQKNIAAHYDLGNDLFEEFLDPTMMYSAAQFLTPDDSLEQAQLNKLERICQKLALKPTDHLLEIGTGWGSMALYAAQHYGCKVTTTTLSKEQFTYTEKRIESLGLRDQVTLLLQDYRDLTGQYDKLVSIEMIEAVGHRFLPTYFKQCAHLLKSDGLMLLQAITIREQRFEQAKNSVDFIQRYIFPGGALPSVQNMLQIVSRDTDMNLLHMEDFGLHYARTLRLWHENFRRAHGRLAELGYDEYFLRLWEFYLCYCEGGFMERTIGTAQLLLAKPAAINPPLLGRFSA
- a CDS encoding DUF2878 domain-containing protein, coding for MLKPLANAVLFQCGWFACVLGGDSRWLWLAAAILVIHLLWTSSWSSESQVILAVTLLGTVIDTSLRTFGVFHFGFPGSLIPFWLIMLWALLATTLRHCLAWSAQPWWRASLLGAVGGPMSYYAGSQLAGVRFGYDTTLTLIGLALLWAILFPVMHWVARQLGH